A window of the Pseudomonas fluorescens genome harbors these coding sequences:
- a CDS encoding GNAT family N-acetyltransferase codes for MLELTTQRLDLRTMVESDWPLFLRLHSEPQTMQYVFGEIAEDQVRKGFEHRLPAWGPQSDHWLCLVVTDRASGQELGVTGFRILSPGHAEVGCLLLPEHQGKGFGTESRQAIIDYAAAIGLDSLESTVTDGNIASCKVLEKCGFVFERRVPQAYQIGDRWFDDLIYRYQIS; via the coding sequence ATGCTCGAGCTCACCACGCAACGCCTGGACCTGCGCACGATGGTCGAATCCGACTGGCCGCTGTTCCTCAGGCTGCACTCCGAGCCGCAAACCATGCAGTACGTGTTCGGTGAAATCGCCGAGGACCAGGTGCGCAAAGGTTTCGAGCATCGTCTTCCGGCCTGGGGGCCGCAGTCGGATCACTGGTTGTGTCTGGTGGTGACCGACAGGGCCAGCGGGCAGGAACTGGGCGTGACCGGATTTCGCATCCTGTCGCCGGGGCATGCCGAGGTGGGTTGCCTGCTGTTGCCGGAACACCAAGGCAAAGGCTTTGGCACCGAGTCGCGGCAGGCGATCATCGACTATGCCGCCGCCATCGGGCTGGACTCGTTGGAGTCGACCGTGACCGACGGTAATATCGCGTCCTGCAAGGTGCTGGAGAAATGCGGTTTTGTATTCGAGCGCCGCGTGCCGCAGGCCTATCAGATTGGAGATCGATGGTTTGACGACCTGATCTACCGCTATCAAATCAGCTGA
- a CDS encoding DUF4041 domain-containing protein — MSFSDYWKGPAHRQRADDLNARLTDLQMRYAELQTLAEKVGAMDVLEVQRLVEQEKVKLAAVREEAQRAEREVAVIAQRSSDLQGQILVWEETLLLESFALYEPKFKLMSSQEYKSRLDNVRARQKTMIKGNEAATGNMDWSVNDSKAQGRKLVNDMIKLVIRSFNNESDYCVDNVKFDNVELGEKRILKSFETCNRLGKIMDVEISRRYLNLKLDELHLAYEFQIKKQEEKEEAKRIREELREQQKLEQEIRAAREKIAKERKHFTTALRDLQARLEKADSEEEQNVLLKKLAEIEASRAELESEENLIDYREKNAKAGYVYVISNVGAFGEGVYKIGMTRRLEPMDRVDELGDASVPFWFDVHAMVFSDNAPALEAKLHERFAAGRLNKVNGRKEFFRADISEIESVIRGNFDAAVEVTHEAPAEQYRESLRMALPKAAIQQSEQLAAQS; from the coding sequence ATGTCTTTTAGTGATTATTGGAAAGGCCCGGCGCACAGGCAACGAGCGGATGATCTGAATGCCCGCCTTACGGATCTTCAGATGCGTTATGCAGAGCTGCAAACGCTCGCTGAAAAGGTTGGCGCCATGGACGTTTTGGAAGTCCAAAGGCTAGTTGAACAAGAGAAAGTCAAGCTTGCTGCCGTTCGGGAGGAAGCTCAGCGCGCTGAACGGGAGGTTGCCGTGATTGCGCAACGTTCCTCCGATTTACAGGGACAGATTCTTGTTTGGGAGGAAACGTTACTTCTCGAAAGCTTTGCGCTCTATGAGCCAAAGTTCAAGCTAATGAGCAGCCAGGAATACAAATCCCGGCTGGACAATGTTCGAGCCCGTCAAAAGACGATGATCAAAGGTAACGAGGCGGCCACCGGGAACATGGATTGGTCTGTCAACGACAGTAAGGCGCAAGGACGCAAGCTTGTAAACGACATGATCAAACTGGTTATTCGCTCGTTCAACAATGAATCGGATTACTGCGTGGACAACGTAAAGTTCGACAACGTTGAACTTGGCGAGAAGCGAATTCTCAAGTCATTCGAAACCTGCAACCGTCTCGGCAAGATTATGGACGTGGAGATATCACGCAGGTACCTGAATCTCAAACTTGATGAGCTGCATCTTGCCTACGAGTTTCAGATCAAGAAGCAAGAGGAAAAGGAGGAAGCCAAGCGCATCCGTGAGGAGCTGCGAGAACAACAGAAGCTTGAGCAAGAGATTCGCGCTGCTCGGGAGAAGATCGCCAAGGAGCGCAAGCACTTCACCACAGCGTTGCGGGACCTTCAGGCTCGCTTGGAGAAAGCAGATTCCGAAGAAGAACAGAACGTCCTTCTGAAAAAGCTGGCTGAAATTGAAGCGAGTCGAGCTGAACTGGAGAGCGAAGAGAACCTGATTGACTATCGCGAAAAAAATGCCAAGGCAGGCTACGTGTATGTGATCTCTAACGTTGGGGCATTCGGCGAAGGGGTTTACAAGATCGGCATGACCCGTCGCCTTGAACCCATGGACCGCGTTGATGAACTAGGTGACGCATCTGTGCCGTTCTGGTTTGACGTGCATGCGATGGTCTTTTCGGATAACGCCCCTGCATTGGAGGCGAAGCTGCACGAACGCTTTGCCGCAGGTCGTCTGAACAAGGTCAATGGGCGGAAAGAGTTTTTCCGTGCGGACATCTCTGAGATTGAGTCGGTCATTCGAGGAAACTTTGACGCTGCCGTCGAAGTCACCCATGAAGCACCGGCCGAACAGTATCGCGAAAGCTTGCGTATGGCGTTGCCAAAGGCAGCAATCCAGCAGTCGGAACAGCTTGCAGCACAGAGCTGA